Proteins encoded together in one Altererythrobacter epoxidivorans window:
- a CDS encoding DMT family transporter, translating into MKNSGGEKPALASPRAWLLLAALLAGNIALALGPLFVRLADTGPVSAAFWRLSLALPFLVLFARIGGQPLRGIPRRTLMLVALGAVTFGLDLASWHVGIERTRVGNATLFGNAGSIVLLVWGFIIARSLPRRLEILAIVSALGGAAILMGRSLEISVTTLIGDLFCLTAGLLYAVYLLTLQNARGTIGGWSLLVWVSIFASPLLLAISLANGEPFWPTDWRPIVALFISSQLIGQGLLVFSLRHFPPLIIGLALLTQPAVAALYGYLIFGEALAFIDIAGMVMLGSALVLARVARRDDAPSTAATLDATPPTPLGEERP; encoded by the coding sequence ATGAAAAACTCCGGGGGTGAAAAACCAGCGTTGGCGTCGCCGCGCGCGTGGCTGCTGCTCGCCGCGCTGCTGGCTGGCAATATCGCGCTTGCTCTCGGCCCGCTTTTCGTCCGTCTCGCAGACACAGGTCCCGTTTCCGCTGCATTCTGGAGGCTGTCGCTGGCGCTCCCCTTCCTCGTCCTGTTTGCACGAATCGGCGGCCAACCCTTGCGCGGGATCCCTCGCCGCACATTGATGCTGGTCGCGCTGGGCGCAGTCACCTTCGGGCTCGACCTTGCGAGCTGGCATGTCGGTATCGAGCGCACCCGGGTCGGGAATGCGACGCTGTTCGGAAACGCCGGCAGCATTGTCCTGCTGGTCTGGGGCTTCATCATTGCGCGCAGCCTGCCGCGAAGGCTTGAAATACTCGCGATCGTGAGCGCGCTTGGCGGTGCGGCCATCCTGATGGGGCGCAGCCTCGAAATCTCCGTGACGACACTCATCGGGGATCTGTTCTGCCTGACCGCGGGGTTGCTCTATGCAGTTTACCTGCTGACGCTGCAGAACGCGCGCGGCACGATCGGGGGATGGAGCCTGCTGGTCTGGGTCAGCATTTTCGCAAGCCCACTGCTGCTTGCAATCTCGCTGGCGAATGGCGAGCCGTTCTGGCCGACCGACTGGCGCCCCATCGTGGCGCTCTTCATCAGCAGCCAGCTGATCGGGCAGGGCTTGCTGGTTTTTTCCTTGCGCCATTTTCCGCCGCTGATCATTGGCCTGGCGCTGCTGACGCAGCCGGCCGTCGCCGCGCTGTATGGCTATCTGATCTTCGGCGAAGCGCTCGCCTTCATCGATATTGCCGGGATGGTCATGCTCGGCTCGGCGCTCGTCCTGGCACGCGTTGCCCGGCGTGATGACGCGCCATCGACCGCCGCGACACTGGATGCTACTCCGCCAACTCCCCTAGGAGAGGAAAGACCATGA
- a CDS encoding alkene reductase codes for MNEALFQPITLGAIEAKNRIFMAPLTRGRAAEPPFVPNDLMALYYRQRSGAGLIISEATGISREGLGWPSAPGIWSDEQTEAWKPVTQAVHEAGGKIVMQLWHMGRIVHPYFLGGKPPVSASATTAPDHAHTPEGRKPYEQARALDKDEIPRVVEDYRKAAENAKKAGFDGVQLHGANGYLVDQFLRDGTNLREDEYGGSPENRTRFMREVLEGLVDVWGADRVGIRLSPNGETQGCDDSDPAATFGAATKVIEELGLAFLELREPGPDGTFGATDVPKQSPLIRSLYSGPLVLNSDYDAAQAVADVEAGKCDAISFGRPYISNPDLAERIKAGAEWAPNKDVPKSWYFPGPAGYTDYPTMDE; via the coding sequence TTGAACGAAGCACTTTTCCAGCCGATCACCCTGGGGGCGATCGAAGCCAAGAACCGAATTTTCATGGCACCGCTGACGCGTGGCCGTGCAGCTGAACCGCCGTTCGTTCCCAATGACCTCATGGCTCTCTACTATCGCCAGCGTTCCGGCGCCGGACTGATCATCAGCGAAGCGACCGGCATCAGCCGCGAAGGGCTGGGCTGGCCATCGGCCCCCGGCATCTGGAGCGACGAACAAACCGAAGCCTGGAAGCCGGTGACGCAGGCTGTCCATGAAGCTGGCGGCAAGATCGTGATGCAGCTCTGGCATATGGGCCGCATCGTCCATCCCTATTTCCTGGGCGGCAAGCCTCCGGTGTCGGCCAGCGCCACCACTGCGCCCGATCACGCGCATACTCCTGAAGGACGCAAGCCCTACGAACAGGCCCGCGCTCTCGACAAGGACGAGATCCCGCGCGTCGTCGAAGACTATCGCAAGGCAGCCGAAAACGCGAAGAAGGCTGGCTTCGATGGTGTCCAGCTGCACGGCGCGAATGGCTATCTGGTCGACCAGTTCCTTCGCGATGGCACCAACCTGCGCGAAGACGAATATGGAGGCAGCCCGGAAAACCGCACCCGCTTCATGCGCGAAGTCCTCGAAGGACTGGTCGATGTCTGGGGAGCCGATCGGGTCGGCATCCGCCTGTCTCCTAATGGCGAGACGCAGGGCTGCGACGACAGCGATCCGGCTGCAACCTTTGGCGCTGCGACCAAGGTGATCGAGGAATTGGGCCTGGCCTTCCTCGAACTGCGTGAACCGGGCCCCGACGGCACGTTCGGGGCAACCGATGTGCCGAAGCAAAGCCCGCTCATCCGCTCGCTTTATTCAGGGCCGCTCGTCCTCAACAGCGATTACGACGCTGCGCAGGCGGTCGCCGATGTCGAGGCCGGCAAATGCGATGCGATCAGCTTCGGCCGGCCCTACATTTCCAACCCTGACCTCGCCGAAAGGATCAAGGCGGGTGCGGAGTGGGCGCCCAACAAGGACGTGCCCAAGAGCTGGTATTTCCCCGGCCCTGCCGGATACACCGATTACCCGACGATGGACGAATAA
- the lipB gene encoding lipoyl(octanoyl) transferase LipB, with translation MSECTTDVIEWRRETAQVPYRVSLEEMERRNAAIAAGEERELVWLLEHPPVYTAGTSADVAELLDPRFEVVEAGRGGRYTYHGPGQRVGYVLLDLTKRGKDVRCFVHSIEQWVIATLADFGVESWAVDGRVGIWTRDIDGREAKIGAIGVRVRRWVTMHGFSVNIDPDLSHFGGIVPCGIEEFGVTSLARLGIDISPQQWDEALIARAPGFLAALAKDKGSCS, from the coding sequence ATGTCCGAATGCACCACAGATGTGATCGAATGGCGCCGCGAAACCGCGCAGGTGCCCTATCGCGTCTCGCTGGAAGAGATGGAGAGGCGCAACGCCGCGATTGCCGCAGGCGAGGAGCGCGAACTCGTCTGGCTGCTGGAGCATCCGCCCGTCTACACGGCCGGGACGAGCGCGGATGTAGCCGAATTGCTCGACCCGAGATTCGAGGTCGTAGAGGCAGGGCGCGGAGGCCGTTATACCTATCACGGTCCCGGACAGCGGGTCGGATATGTCCTTCTCGACCTCACCAAACGGGGCAAGGACGTGCGCTGTTTCGTCCATTCGATCGAGCAATGGGTCATAGCGACGCTGGCCGATTTCGGGGTCGAGAGCTGGGCGGTCGATGGCCGCGTGGGCATCTGGACCCGGGACATCGATGGGCGTGAGGCAAAGATCGGCGCGATTGGCGTCAGGGTCCGCCGCTGGGTCACGATGCACGGCTTTTCGGTTAATATCGACCCCGACCTGTCGCACTTCGGCGGAATCGTGCCATGCGGCATCGAAGAATTCGGGGTCACCAGCCTGGCGCGGCTGGGGATCGACATTTCGCCGCAACAATGGGACGAAGCATTGATCGCGCGTGCGCCGGGCTTTCTGGCCGCACTCGCCAAGGACAAGGGAAGCTGTTCATGA
- a CDS encoding class I SAM-dependent methyltransferase, with the protein MNSDGLAIGERGGWRDRFALYAAQCSVFFRGFMEHPRMVGSIIPSSRFTVRRMLEPVDWRSCNLFVEYGPGIGTFCRPVLDRLSGDATLIVIDTNPLYIEYLQKTIRDKRFRAVLGSAENVEQIVRDNGFDHADYVLSGLPFSTLPAGVAPAIGAATHRVIRPGGAFLVYQFTAACLSVMRPHFERIDEGFEWLNILPCKLFWAWKSE; encoded by the coding sequence ATGAATTCAGACGGTCTGGCAATCGGCGAAAGAGGCGGCTGGCGAGATCGTTTCGCACTTTATGCCGCGCAATGTTCGGTGTTCTTCCGGGGGTTCATGGAACACCCACGCATGGTCGGCTCGATCATCCCGTCCTCGCGCTTTACTGTCCGCCGCATGTTGGAGCCGGTCGACTGGCGTAGCTGCAATCTGTTCGTCGAATACGGCCCGGGCATCGGCACGTTCTGTCGCCCCGTCCTCGACCGGCTAAGCGGCGATGCGACCCTGATCGTGATCGACACCAACCCGCTCTATATCGAGTACTTGCAGAAAACGATCCGCGACAAACGTTTCCGCGCGGTGCTCGGCTCGGCAGAAAATGTCGAGCAGATCGTCCGCGATAATGGCTTCGACCATGCGGACTACGTGCTTTCAGGCTTGCCGTTCTCGACCCTTCCGGCAGGCGTCGCTCCCGCCATCGGGGCGGCAACACACCGCGTGATCCGCCCCGGCGGGGCATTTCTGGTGTATCAGTTCACTGCTGCCTGCCTGTCGGTGATGCGCCCCCATTTCGAGCGCATCGATGAAGGCTTCGAATGGCTGAATATCCTGCCGTGCAAACTGTTCTGGGCATGGAAGTCCGAGTAG
- a CDS encoding MFS transporter, whose protein sequence is MILLFLVMLVTAAGNTAMQSVMPSIGTALGVSDVWISLAYTWSALLWVICAPIWARRSDRRGRKAMMAMGLVGFISSMALCGLVLWFGLHGFLSAVMTLLFFAAARSLYGGFGSAAPPAVQAYVASRTPRSERTQALALIASSFGLGTVIGPALAPLLVFPETGLVGPFFAFALIAAVVLLALRLRLPNDDPTFAARGAVVAAPFSASSNSNLRDSNDDDDDEIGEHDQSSEASLTQEIPDLSWRDQRLRPWLVAGLLGGHAQAAMMGIIGFFILDRLGLRENPDAGTGPIGLVLMCGAIATLLAQWGLIPMLKLGPRSSTMWGVALAAIGTVFFAVAHDLHAIAVGFAIASLGFGLYRPGFTAGASLAVRRIEQGQVGGIVASVNGAAYVVAPAIGVWLYGHHEIIGFATICLLCLAVFVLGWKQLDHDEVLTEPKR, encoded by the coding sequence ATGATCCTTCTGTTCCTCGTGATGCTCGTGACTGCAGCCGGAAACACGGCGATGCAATCGGTCATGCCGTCCATCGGTACGGCCCTTGGCGTTTCCGACGTATGGATCAGCCTTGCCTACACCTGGTCAGCGCTTTTGTGGGTCATCTGTGCCCCGATCTGGGCCCGTCGGTCCGATCGCAGGGGCCGCAAGGCAATGATGGCGATGGGGCTTGTCGGCTTCATATCCTCGATGGCGCTGTGCGGCCTCGTGCTGTGGTTCGGTCTGCATGGCTTCCTGTCGGCAGTAATGACGCTGCTGTTCTTCGCTGCCGCGCGCAGTCTCTACGGCGGTTTCGGCTCTGCCGCTCCGCCCGCCGTGCAGGCCTATGTTGCCAGCCGTACGCCGCGCAGCGAACGGACACAGGCCCTCGCCCTGATTGCATCAAGTTTTGGCCTGGGTACGGTCATCGGTCCGGCGCTCGCTCCGCTGCTCGTATTTCCAGAGACAGGTCTTGTCGGCCCGTTCTTCGCCTTCGCGCTGATCGCTGCGGTCGTTCTCCTGGCGCTGCGCCTGAGGCTTCCCAACGACGACCCGACTTTTGCCGCCCGGGGCGCAGTTGTCGCTGCGCCTTTCAGTGCCAGCTCGAACTCCAACCTGCGCGATAGCAACGACGACGATGATGATGAGATCGGGGAACATGACCAGAGCAGCGAAGCCTCGCTGACGCAGGAAATCCCCGACCTCAGCTGGCGCGACCAGCGCTTGCGCCCATGGCTTGTCGCAGGCCTGCTCGGTGGCCATGCCCAGGCCGCGATGATGGGCATCATCGGGTTTTTCATTCTCGACCGGCTCGGACTGCGCGAAAATCCCGATGCCGGTACCGGCCCCATCGGGCTTGTCCTGATGTGCGGAGCGATCGCGACCCTCCTGGCGCAATGGGGCCTTATCCCGATGCTGAAGCTTGGTCCGCGCTCTTCGACGATGTGGGGTGTGGCGCTGGCTGCAATCGGTACGGTTTTCTTCGCGGTGGCGCACGACCTTCACGCGATTGCCGTCGGTTTTGCGATCGCATCGCTTGGCTTCGGCCTTTACCGCCCGGGTTTCACCGCAGGTGCTTCGCTGGCCGTGCGGCGCATCGAACAGGGCCAGGTGGGCGGCATCGTCGCTTCGGTCAACGGCGCAGCCTATGTCGTCGCGCCAGCCATCGGCGTGTGGCTATACGGCCATCACGAAATCATCGGCTTCGCGACGATCTGCCTGCTTTGCCTCGCCGTCTTCGTCCTCGGGTGGAAACAGCTCGATCACGACGAAGTGCTGACAGAGCCAAAGAGATAG
- a CDS encoding arsenate reductase family protein: MQATIWHNPKCGTSRKTLAILENLSSVDVIVVEYLKEPPSAEKLAQLYRDAGITPQQGLRIRGTDAEERGLPTADDATVLAAMAADPILIERPIVETEKGTRLCRPQDKVLEIL, encoded by the coding sequence ATGCAGGCGACAATTTGGCACAACCCCAAATGCGGGACCTCTCGCAAGACGCTCGCAATCCTCGAAAACCTCTCGTCGGTCGATGTGATCGTCGTGGAATATCTGAAAGAGCCACCGTCCGCCGAGAAGCTCGCGCAACTTTATCGCGATGCCGGGATCACTCCTCAGCAGGGTCTTCGCATCCGGGGAACCGATGCCGAAGAGCGGGGCTTGCCGACGGCGGACGACGCGACTGTCCTGGCTGCAATGGCTGCAGACCCGATCCTGATCGAACGCCCGATCGTAGAGACCGAAAAGGGCACACGACTTTGCCGTCCTCAGGACAAGGTTCTCGAGATCCTCTGA
- a CDS encoding TonB-dependent receptor: protein MKFLSSRSTFLTSAALTVFAHSPALATVAVAPEDRDYLPTTIVVTGEIEGYVEDDGSTGTKTPTPLIEVPQTITFITDDQLDDQAITQLADALRYVPGISLDTGEGHRDQVYIRGQASTADFYLDGLRDDAQYYRPLYNVERIEILKGANALIFGRGGGGGVINRVSKKAEFDNADVGLGASVDSFGAFDLSIDANTPLNDNIAGRINVAYEEFDNARDFYDGRFFGISPTLTFRLGDRTQLTAHYTYDNDRRVTDRGIPSLDQAPLAGYDKTFFGSADFNLATNVAHIAKLRLDHEFTDELTLNVSGQYADYDKYYGNVVPTGTDGTNVTLGGYTSNTDRQNWIGQANLVWDTQFGGVGSTTLAGVEVSTQDTVASRNGIEFDGSSTVTLQRVLDVPNVSVGALTRASNSTLDTFSAYVQEQLDFGLVELIGGIRYDRFDLTDLLSATRNNRVDEKWSPRFGAVLKPAQNLSIYASYSTSFLPQSGDQFSSLSDLDATLEPEKFENIEAGIKWAPRPQLFATAAVFQLERSNTTAEDPLNPGFIVLTGKSRVRGFEASIAGEILPSWQANLGYTYLDGEIISDTESAVAGTRLHQLPKHQIALWNRVDLTESFGIGLGAIYQDEQFASISGDVVLPDYVRFDLAGYWDVNDRISMQVNIENLLDENYYPSAHGNNNIQPGNPLSATVGVKLKL from the coding sequence ATGAAATTCCTTTCCTCCCGCTCGACCTTCCTGACTTCGGCAGCGCTCACCGTGTTCGCGCATTCGCCGGCTCTCGCCACCGTCGCAGTTGCCCCGGAAGATCGCGATTACCTGCCGACAACGATCGTCGTGACAGGTGAAATCGAAGGCTATGTCGAGGATGACGGTTCCACCGGGACGAAGACGCCGACGCCGCTGATCGAAGTACCGCAGACGATCACCTTCATCACCGATGACCAGCTGGACGACCAGGCGATTACGCAGCTCGCCGATGCCCTGCGCTATGTCCCGGGTATCTCGCTCGATACGGGCGAAGGGCACCGCGACCAAGTCTATATTCGCGGCCAGGCCAGCACTGCCGACTTCTATCTCGACGGCCTGCGTGACGATGCGCAGTATTATCGCCCGCTCTACAACGTCGAGCGCATCGAAATCCTGAAAGGCGCAAATGCGCTGATTTTCGGCCGTGGCGGTGGCGGCGGCGTCATCAACCGAGTCAGCAAGAAGGCGGAATTCGATAATGCCGACGTCGGTCTCGGCGCATCGGTCGATAGCTTCGGCGCCTTCGATCTTTCGATCGACGCGAACACCCCGCTCAACGACAATATCGCGGGCCGTATCAACGTCGCTTACGAGGAATTCGACAATGCGCGCGATTTCTATGACGGTCGCTTTTTCGGTATTTCACCGACCCTGACATTCCGCCTTGGCGATCGGACCCAGCTGACCGCCCATTACACCTATGACAACGATCGCCGCGTCACCGATCGCGGCATTCCCTCGCTCGACCAGGCACCTCTGGCAGGGTACGACAAAACCTTCTTCGGCAGCGCCGACTTCAACCTCGCTACTAATGTCGCCCACATCGCCAAGCTTCGGCTCGATCACGAATTCACCGACGAACTGACGCTCAATGTCTCCGGCCAATATGCCGACTACGACAAGTACTACGGCAATGTCGTTCCGACCGGTACCGACGGGACCAATGTCACTCTGGGCGGCTACACCAGCAATACCGACCGCCAGAACTGGATCGGCCAGGCCAATCTGGTGTGGGATACGCAATTTGGCGGCGTGGGAAGTACGACGCTGGCAGGCGTGGAGGTTTCGACACAGGATACCGTGGCCTCGCGCAACGGCATCGAGTTCGACGGTAGCTCGACGGTGACCCTCCAGCGCGTTCTCGACGTACCGAACGTGTCGGTCGGAGCGTTGACCCGCGCTTCCAACTCCACGCTCGACACGTTCTCGGCCTATGTCCAGGAACAGCTCGATTTCGGCCTCGTCGAACTCATCGGCGGCATCCGCTACGACCGGTTCGACCTGACAGACCTTCTCAGCGCGACCAGGAACAACAGGGTCGACGAGAAGTGGAGCCCGCGTTTCGGGGCAGTTCTGAAACCGGCGCAGAACCTGTCGATCTACGCCAGCTACTCGACCAGTTTCCTGCCGCAGTCGGGCGACCAGTTTTCGAGCCTGAGTGATCTCGATGCAACGCTCGAGCCCGAAAAGTTCGAGAACATCGAGGCTGGCATCAAGTGGGCGCCGCGTCCCCAATTGTTTGCAACCGCTGCAGTCTTCCAGCTCGAACGCTCGAACACCACCGCAGAAGATCCGCTCAACCCCGGCTTCATCGTCCTTACAGGCAAGAGCCGCGTTCGCGGTTTCGAAGCAAGCATCGCCGGCGAAATCCTGCCCAGCTGGCAGGCGAACCTCGGCTACACCTATCTCGACGGTGAAATCATCAGCGATACAGAGAGTGCAGTGGCGGGAACCCGCCTGCACCAGTTGCCCAAGCACCAGATCGCCCTTTGGAACAGGGTCGACCTGACCGAAAGCTTTGGCATCGGCTTGGGCGCAATTTACCAGGACGAACAGTTCGCCAGCATTTCAGGAGACGTCGTCCTGCCGGACTATGTGCGCTTCGACCTCGCTGGCTATTGGGATGTAAACGACCGCATTTCGATGCAGGTAAACATCGAGAACCTGCTCGACGAAAATTACTATCCCAGCGCGCACGGCAACAACAACATCCAGCCCGGCAACCCGCTGAGCGCGACCGTCGGCGTGAAACTCAAACTCTAA
- a CDS encoding (2Fe-2S)-binding protein, producing MSRMTINERPVQFDMDPDTPLLFALRDAANLTGTKYGCGNGDCGACTVIVDGAALRSCLITIAEAEGRFITTIEGLSDDRSHPVQQAMVAEQAVQCGFCTPGIVMAAAALLQNNPSPTEADIKAAVPNLCRCGVYPRLVRAIERAGRVSRRRETISAAPAPGISAEDAAKAVPAMRPLPRNEEAGTSEGN from the coding sequence ATGTCGCGCATGACCATCAACGAGCGTCCGGTCCAGTTCGACATGGATCCCGACACGCCGCTGCTGTTTGCGCTGCGTGACGCAGCCAACCTGACCGGCACCAAATACGGTTGCGGCAACGGTGATTGCGGTGCCTGCACCGTGATCGTCGATGGCGCTGCCTTGCGATCGTGCCTGATAACCATCGCCGAGGCTGAGGGGCGCTTCATCACCACGATCGAGGGGCTGTCGGATGACCGCTCGCACCCCGTGCAGCAGGCCATGGTTGCCGAGCAGGCGGTGCAGTGCGGTTTCTGCACCCCCGGGATCGTCATGGCCGCGGCGGCCTTGCTACAAAACAATCCCTCGCCAACCGAAGCCGACATAAAGGCTGCCGTTCCGAACCTTTGCCGCTGCGGTGTTTATCCCCGGCTGGTGCGCGCAATCGAGCGGGCAGGGCGGGTTTCGCGCCGCAGGGAGACGATCAGTGCCGCGCCTGCCCCGGGCATCAGCGCCGAAGACGCTGCCAAGGCTGTGCCGGCGATGCGCCCGCTCCCCCGAAACGAGGAAGCGGGCACTTCGGAAGGTAACTGA
- a CDS encoding class II aldolase/adducin family protein codes for MATQLKQNVDCSPEEWQARLDLAACYRIFDHLGWGESIYNHISVKVPGEEDTFLINPFGLLYDEVTASNLVKIDVEGNNVGPSQYMVNKAGFTQHGYFHKHLGDRAAAICHVHTTATMAVCSHKGGLLPTNFYACNFQNQIGYHDFEGVTVREEEGQRLVENLGKNSILMLRNHGPVVMDRSIQGMFVKMWSLQRACEIQVATLGMGDPITVPQEVVDVHQRDLHIVGDQGGAGVFDFEAWKRRIDRIDTSWRD; via the coding sequence GTGGCGACCCAGCTGAAACAGAATGTCGATTGCAGCCCCGAAGAATGGCAGGCACGTCTCGACCTTGCGGCATGTTACCGTATTTTCGACCACCTCGGTTGGGGTGAATCGATTTACAATCACATCTCGGTAAAGGTGCCGGGAGAGGAAGATACCTTCCTCATCAATCCGTTCGGCCTGCTATACGACGAAGTGACCGCTTCGAACCTCGTCAAGATCGATGTCGAGGGCAACAACGTCGGGCCGTCGCAGTACATGGTCAACAAGGCCGGCTTCACCCAGCACGGCTATTTTCACAAGCACCTCGGCGACCGTGCGGCAGCGATCTGCCATGTTCACACCACGGCGACCATGGCGGTGTGCAGCCACAAGGGTGGCCTGTTGCCGACCAATTTCTATGCCTGCAACTTCCAGAACCAGATCGGCTATCACGATTTCGAAGGCGTCACGGTGCGCGAGGAAGAAGGCCAGCGGCTGGTCGAAAATCTCGGCAAAAATTCGATCCTAATGCTCCGCAATCATGGCCCGGTTGTCATGGACAGGTCGATCCAGGGCATGTTCGTGAAGATGTGGTCGCTCCAGCGCGCCTGTGAAATCCAGGTCGCAACGCTGGGCATGGGCGATCCGATCACGGTTCCGCAGGAAGTCGTCGATGTCCACCAGCGCGACCTGCATATCGTGGGCGACCAGGGCGGAGCAGGCGTGTTCGATTTCGAAGCGTGGAAGCGCCGGATCGACCGTATCGATACGAGCTGGCGCGACTAA
- a CDS encoding MATE family efflux transporter yields the protein MSENAKLIRGPIRGHLVSQTLPMIIGVAAIMSIGLVDAYFIGQLGKDALAAISFIFPVSVAITSLGVGIMVGINSVVARALGEGDDEKAARRANFGILVAIATGLVIGALLYLLLDPLFRLMQAPDDLMPLIETYMRPYALGFPLMLTIMGMNGVLRGQGEARRTSIVSISYAAANWVLDPLLITGAFGYEGLGMVGAAYATIIGWAIGVAVAIRLLKHTVISIDLALVRNCHVKDPLLAILRVAGPAAFSNAINPIGLSVLTALIASQGADAVAGFGAAGRLQSFAVVPLLGLSGAIGAIVGQNWGAGRPDRSRLAMLEAGLFCIGWGLAIAVLLYFQGDWFAGFFSEDPQVQRYFTDYLRIAAWGYAGFGLLIVGNGALNAIDRASFALGQSAARVFLVMLPIAWFLRPDWGASAIFAAELAANLAGGLVSAFLVWRLLRKRPEPTPPA from the coding sequence ATGAGCGAGAACGCCAAACTGATACGCGGACCGATCCGCGGGCATCTCGTATCGCAAACCCTGCCCATGATCATCGGCGTCGCAGCGATCATGTCGATCGGCCTCGTCGACGCCTATTTCATCGGACAGTTGGGGAAGGATGCGCTCGCAGCCATATCCTTCATCTTCCCGGTGTCGGTTGCGATCACCAGCCTTGGCGTCGGCATCATGGTCGGCATCAATTCGGTCGTCGCCCGCGCCTTGGGCGAAGGGGACGACGAGAAGGCGGCGCGCAGGGCCAATTTCGGGATCCTGGTCGCGATTGCGACGGGCCTGGTCATCGGCGCGCTGCTGTACCTCCTCCTCGATCCGCTGTTCCGGCTTATGCAGGCGCCAGACGATCTGATGCCGCTGATCGAGACATACATGCGGCCATACGCGCTCGGTTTCCCGCTGATGCTGACGATCATGGGAATGAACGGTGTGCTTCGCGGCCAGGGCGAAGCGCGGCGGACATCGATCGTCTCGATCTCATACGCCGCAGCCAACTGGGTGCTCGACCCGCTGCTGATCACCGGCGCTTTCGGTTACGAGGGCCTGGGCATGGTTGGTGCAGCCTATGCCACGATCATCGGCTGGGCGATCGGCGTTGCGGTCGCGATCCGCCTGCTGAAACACACCGTCATCAGCATCGACCTGGCGCTTGTGCGCAACTGCCACGTCAAGGACCCGCTGCTCGCCATCCTGCGGGTCGCCGGACCCGCCGCCTTTTCCAACGCGATCAACCCCATCGGCCTCTCGGTCCTGACCGCGCTCATCGCATCGCAAGGTGCCGATGCCGTCGCCGGGTTCGGGGCTGCCGGACGCTTGCAAAGCTTCGCCGTCGTTCCATTGCTGGGCCTATCCGGAGCGATCGGCGCGATCGTCGGCCAGAACTGGGGTGCCGGACGCCCCGACCGGTCGAGACTTGCGATGCTGGAAGCAGGGCTGTTCTGCATCGGATGGGGGCTTGCCATCGCAGTCCTGCTTTATTTCCAGGGTGACTGGTTCGCCGGTTTCTTCAGCGAGGACCCGCAGGTCCAGCGCTATTTCACCGACTATCTGCGCATTGCCGCTTGGGGCTATGCCGGGTTCGGCTTGCTGATCGTCGGCAATGGCGCACTCAATGCCATCGACCGCGCGAGCTTCGCCCTCGGTCAGTCTGCCGCCCGTGTCTTCCTCGTCATGCTGCCAATTGCCTGGTTCCTGCGACCGGACTGGGGCGCGAGTGCCATCTTCGCTGCCGAGCTCGCCGCCAACCTGGCAGGCGGTCTCGTCTCAGCCTTTCTCGTCTGGCGATTGCTGCGGAAAAGGCCCGAGCCAACGCCTCCGGCGTAA